The Gemmatimonadota bacterium genome includes a window with the following:
- a CDS encoding LytR C-terminal domain-containing protein — MKAAGLIGGVVAAAVGFVFLLSSGKGERAESLRTDGSPIRVEVLNGSGESGAGLILAEELRDVGFDVVAIGNARRFDYERTLVLDRVGQPEYARRVASALGVEPSVQQRNTDILLDVTVILGKDRATARKEGA, encoded by the coding sequence GTGAAAGCCGCCGGGCTCATCGGAGGGGTTGTCGCAGCCGCAGTCGGTTTCGTGTTTCTTCTGTCGTCCGGGAAGGGTGAGCGAGCGGAGTCGCTTCGCACTGACGGTTCGCCCATTCGCGTGGAAGTGCTCAACGGCAGCGGGGAGTCCGGCGCGGGGCTGATTCTTGCGGAAGAACTGAGGGATGTGGGCTTTGATGTCGTCGCCATCGGGAACGCGCGACGCTTCGATTACGAGCGGACACTTGTGCTGGATCGTGTCGGGCAGCCGGAGTACGCGCGGCGCGTCGCATCCGCACTGGGAGTGGAGCCCTCCGTCCAGCAGAGGAACACGGACATCCTGCTGGATGTGACGGTCATCCTCGGGAAGGATCGGGCGACGGCCCGGAAGGAGGGAGCATGA
- a CDS encoding DUF4321 domain-containing protein: MTVRHRSPGILVFGIILGLLIGAIVGEAIGLILPDGVVKEFFLLSVGTSVGPATVNLVALSFTVGFTVKINLMAVLGVVFATYLLRWY, encoded by the coding sequence ATGACGGTTCGCCATCGAAGTCCCGGCATTCTCGTGTTCGGGATTATACTGGGACTCCTCATCGGGGCGATTGTCGGAGAGGCCATTGGCCTCATTCTCCCGGACGGCGTGGTGAAGGAGTTCTTCCTTCTGTCTGTCGGTACTTCCGTGGGCCCGGCCACAGTGAATCTTGTCGCGTTGTCCTTCACGGTCGGCTTCACCGTGAAGATCAATCTGATGGCGGTGCTGGGGGTGGTCTTCGCCACCTACCTGCTTCGCTGGTACTAA